A single window of Tuberibacillus sp. Marseille-P3662 DNA harbors:
- the madM gene encoding malonate transporter subunit MadM, whose amino-acid sequence MMDTLLNVLKDNGLVAAFAVIGITMYVSYIISNKVTKGRIHGSAIAILLGLVLAYFGGLQTGGENGLADIGVFAGVGLMGGGMLRDLAIVATAFGANLDEVKKTGLAGVISLFCGVLVSFVVGVIVALSFGYTDPVNLTTIGAGVATYIVGPVTGSAIGASSGVIALSVAAGLVKSILTMIGTPIVARLIGLNNPRTAMVYGGLIGTTSGVSAGLAATDARLVPYGAMTATFYTGLGCLLCPSVLFLTMNALLG is encoded by the coding sequence ATGATGGATACCTTGTTAAATGTTTTAAAGGACAATGGTCTGGTAGCAGCCTTTGCAGTCATTGGTATTACAATGTATGTCTCATATATTATTTCCAATAAGGTTACCAAGGGTAGAATACATGGTTCAGCCATTGCTATATTATTAGGACTTGTTTTGGCTTATTTTGGAGGATTACAGACAGGCGGAGAGAACGGCTTAGCTGATATCGGAGTGTTTGCAGGTGTTGGCTTAATGGGTGGGGGGATGCTACGCGATTTAGCTATTGTAGCTACTGCCTTTGGTGCCAATCTTGATGAAGTTAAAAAAACCGGCTTAGCTGGTGTTATTTCCCTATTCTGTGGCGTTCTGGTATCCTTTGTCGTTGGTGTCATTGTTGCCCTTTCATTTGGATATACGGATCCGGTTAATTTGACAACAATTGGAGCAGGGGTAGCGACCTATATTGTTGGGCCTGTAACGGGATCGGCGATTGGGGCAAGTTCTGGAGTGATAGCTCTGAGCGTCGCCGCAGGCTTAGTTAAGTCGATTTTAACAATGATTGGAACACCGATTGTGGCTAGGCTTATTGGTCTCAATAATCCGCGGACAGCAATGGTTTACGGTGGCTTGATTGGTACTACAAGCGGTGTCTCAGCGGGTTTAGCTGCAACAGATGCTAGACTGGTTCCCTATGGTGCTATGACAGCAACATTTTATACCGGTTTAGGTTGCCTTTTGTGCCCATCAGTATTATTCTTAACGATGAATGCTTTATTAGGATAA
- the madL gene encoding malonate transporter subunit MadL, with the protein MVIYGVALLSICMLAGTFLGGLLGKIVGVSANVGGVGIAMLILVLLVDYLMKKNKLNKNTKEGLSFWSAIYIPIVVAMAAQQNVLAAVKGGPMAIMAGACAVAVSFVLVPILSKIGGNNSSAYENEEDEVI; encoded by the coding sequence ATGGTTATATATGGCGTTGCTTTACTATCAATCTGCATGTTAGCGGGCACTTTCCTAGGAGGGTTGTTAGGCAAAATTGTAGGTGTAAGTGCAAATGTTGGCGGCGTTGGCATTGCTATGTTGATCTTAGTGTTATTGGTTGATTATTTAATGAAGAAAAATAAGCTTAATAAAAATACCAAAGAAGGGTTATCGTTTTGGAGTGCTATATATATTCCTATAGTTGTGGCAATGGCAGCGCAGCAAAATGTTTTAGCAGCCGTTAAAGGCGGGCCAATGGCTATAATGGCAGGGGCATGCGCCGTTGCAGTCAGTTTTGTACTGGTTCCAATTTTAAGTAAAATTGGCGGGAATAATTCTAGTGCCTATGAAAATGAAGAGGATGAAGTGATATAA
- a CDS encoding serine hydrolase has product MMRKITMVMLVCIVSLGGLVLSSTSASARSPKISHGSPEAVGMNANELAKIDKVVNTSIQNGTTPGAVVLIAKDNKIVKETAYGYAQKYDMGHVLDHPRRMKKKTMFDMASITKVMGTTQGIMKLVSEGKLSVNDKVASYIPGFAQHGKGDITIADLLTHTSGLTPWEPTYLYADTPSDVLQYINNLPLEYATGTDRRYSDFSFMTLGFVIEKITGQRLNKYLQQHIYEPLKMKDTMFTPPDQLDNKIAATSWGNPYEYKMIDDPNFGYYVEKDADDFNRWRHHTLVGEVNDGNSYYGNNGIAGHAGLFSTARDMAILGQTMLNGGTFGKVKLYDQSVIDTFRQPQRFGQGYGWELNQSWYMGAMHSDEAFGHTGFTGTQVIFDPKYNLQIIVLTNKQNNGPLPDGSLPSTGPLSNKVANLVYQSIE; this is encoded by the coding sequence ATGATGAGAAAGATAACCATGGTCATGCTCGTTTGTATTGTCAGTCTTGGAGGGCTAGTTTTGTCATCTACGTCGGCATCTGCAAGAAGTCCGAAGATCAGTCACGGAAGTCCAGAAGCAGTGGGAATGAACGCTAATGAATTAGCGAAAATTGACAAGGTTGTTAATACATCAATTCAGAACGGAACGACACCGGGAGCGGTTGTTTTAATTGCCAAAGACAACAAGATAGTAAAAGAAACTGCTTATGGATATGCCCAAAAATATGATATGGGACATGTACTGGATCATCCTCGTCGCATGAAAAAGAAAACCATGTTTGATATGGCATCTATTACCAAGGTCATGGGAACAACACAAGGGATTATGAAACTTGTCAGCGAAGGGAAGCTTTCAGTCAATGATAAAGTGGCGTCATACATCCCTGGTTTTGCCCAACATGGTAAAGGGGACATTACCATTGCTGATTTACTGACTCACACATCGGGATTAACGCCATGGGAACCAACTTATCTTTATGCCGACACTCCAAGTGACGTCTTGCAATATATTAATAACCTTCCTTTAGAATATGCGACAGGAACGGATCGTCGATACAGCGATTTTAGTTTTATGACACTGGGGTTTGTTATTGAGAAAATAACTGGACAGCGACTTAACAAATACTTGCAGCAACATATCTATGAACCATTAAAAATGAAGGACACAATGTTTACACCCCCGGATCAATTAGATAATAAGATAGCTGCGACGTCCTGGGGTAACCCATACGAATATAAAATGATCGATGACCCGAACTTCGGCTATTATGTGGAGAAAGATGCTGATGATTTCAACCGGTGGAGACATCATACCCTAGTTGGAGAGGTCAATGATGGAAATAGCTATTACGGCAATAACGGTATAGCCGGACATGCAGGTTTGTTTTCAACAGCCCGCGATATGGCTATCTTGGGTCAGACAATGTTGAACGGTGGAACATTCGGTAAGGTCAAGCTTTATGATCAATCGGTCATAGATACCTTTAGGCAACCACAACGTTTTGGACAAGGATATGGTTGGGAGCTTAACCAAAGTTGGTATATGGGGGCTATGCACTCAGATGAAGCTTTCGGACATACCGGATTTACTGGGACCCAAGTTATTTTTGACCCGAAATATAACTTGCAAATCATCGTTTTAACGAATAAGCAGAATAACGGGCCTTTGCCGGATGGATCCCTACCTAGTACGGGACCATTGTCAAATAAAGTAGCCAACCTTGTGTATCAGTCAATAGAATAA
- a CDS encoding alanine racemase encodes MFLDITQQKNPALLEAGVYFHQKGLIDPNTYLIDLDAVRANAANLSKEAHQQKLKLYFMTKQIGRNPLVSQAIMDAGISKAVAVDPWEAIALANHGIPIGHIGHLVQIPKNMIGRMIDLEPEQITVFSYENAKVISDIATSKGKKQNILLRMVSQGDFLYPGQKGGIHLDRMDEEVGKIERLSGVNIIGVTSFPCLSVEDNSVKPASNFKTINKAANYLRSKGYQNVQVNAPSANASKTLSLIKEHGGTQGEPGHALTGTTPLHTDERHPEIPAMVYVSEVSHKFDHQSYVFGGGFYPRSHVQRALVGHRFSEMAKAEVIPNDPGNIDYYGTLNVNESAIGDTALFAFRTQIFVTNAQVAIVTGVNNHPKIAGIYDAMGNILSNGEA; translated from the coding sequence ATGTTTTTAGATATAACACAGCAAAAGAATCCAGCACTCTTAGAAGCGGGTGTCTATTTTCACCAAAAAGGGCTTATTGATCCCAATACGTATCTCATTGATCTTGATGCCGTTCGTGCAAATGCGGCAAATTTATCTAAAGAGGCACATCAACAAAAGCTTAAGTTATATTTTATGACTAAACAAATAGGACGAAATCCTTTAGTATCCCAAGCTATTATGGATGCCGGTATATCTAAAGCGGTTGCAGTTGATCCATGGGAAGCCATAGCTTTAGCTAATCATGGTATTCCGATAGGGCATATCGGCCACCTTGTTCAAATTCCAAAAAACATGATTGGAAGGATGATTGATTTAGAACCAGAACAAATCACGGTGTTTAGTTATGAAAATGCAAAGGTGATTTCTGATATAGCAACTTCAAAAGGTAAGAAGCAGAATATCCTTTTACGAATGGTTTCTCAAGGTGACTTTTTGTATCCCGGACAAAAAGGAGGCATCCACCTTGATCGTATGGATGAAGAGGTGGGAAAAATTGAACGCTTATCGGGTGTCAATATAATCGGTGTCACAAGTTTTCCATGTTTATCTGTTGAAGATAATAGCGTTAAACCCGCCTCTAATTTTAAAACAATAAATAAGGCGGCTAATTATTTGCGCTCTAAAGGATATCAGAACGTTCAAGTTAATGCACCTAGCGCCAATGCATCAAAAACATTAAGTTTAATAAAGGAGCATGGTGGGACTCAAGGAGAACCCGGCCATGCCTTAACAGGGACGACGCCCCTTCATACCGATGAACGTCATCCTGAAATCCCGGCGATGGTTTATGTATCTGAGGTATCACATAAATTTGATCACCAGTCATATGTATTTGGCGGTGGATTCTATCCGCGCTCACATGTTCAAAGGGCACTTGTAGGCCATCGTTTTAGTGAAATGGCCAAGGCTGAAGTGATACCCAATGATCCTGGAAATATTGACTATTATGGCACCTTGAACGTCAATGAATCGGCAATTGGGGACACAGCTTTATTTGCCTTCCGGACACAAATTTTTGTAACCAATGCTCAAGTGGCTATTGTTACAGGGGTTAACAACCACCCAAAGATCGCCGGTATTTATGATGCTATGGGCAATATTTTATCAAATGGGGAAGCGTGA
- a CDS encoding phosphopentomutase produces the protein MKKRAIVLILDSLGVGYMEDAQKHRPQDVGANTFYHILDQAEQISIPQLERLGVNDILHHPRLSQEKGVGGYGTLSLEHDGADSFVGHNEIMGTQPKKPHTGPFATVIDDVKEAMEQEGYQVEIPDQDYPYLLVNGLVVVADNIETDYGQIYNVTAPLDQISFEEVLSIGEAVRRHVKVNRVIALGGEVQLEQIIASIEQREDGLVGVNSPKSGVYEKGYQVRHLGYGIDPDTQASTILDKNGKEVALIGKMQDVITCNGAKKFPAIETDLVMQLIIEQMKVMDEGLISATVQETDLAGHAENVERYAQKIMTVDRYLETILDNMTEEDLLIISADHGNDPTIGHSQHTREKTFLLAYGKKYHSSHLGERETLSDIAATVTDFFNLDRPENGHSFYSSLVE, from the coding sequence ATGAAAAAAAGAGCGATCGTATTAATTTTAGATAGTCTAGGCGTTGGATATATGGAAGATGCTCAAAAGCATCGGCCACAAGATGTGGGAGCCAACACGTTTTACCATATCCTTGATCAAGCTGAGCAAATTTCAATCCCTCAATTGGAAAGACTAGGCGTTAATGATATCTTGCATCATCCGCGGTTAAGCCAGGAAAAAGGTGTTGGAGGATATGGGACCTTAAGTCTTGAGCATGACGGAGCAGATAGTTTTGTTGGTCATAATGAAATTATGGGGACCCAACCCAAAAAGCCACATACAGGTCCTTTCGCAACGGTGATTGATGATGTTAAGGAAGCCATGGAGCAAGAAGGTTACCAAGTTGAAATACCCGATCAAGATTACCCTTACTTATTAGTCAATGGGTTAGTCGTCGTTGCAGATAATATTGAGACGGATTACGGTCAAATTTATAATGTAACGGCGCCGCTTGATCAAATTTCCTTTGAAGAGGTATTAAGCATTGGTGAAGCGGTCAGACGTCACGTCAAGGTCAATCGAGTGATAGCGCTTGGCGGTGAGGTCCAGCTAGAACAAATTATTGCATCAATAGAACAAAGGGAAGATGGTTTAGTAGGTGTTAATTCACCGAAATCAGGTGTTTATGAGAAAGGTTACCAAGTTCGACACCTTGGTTATGGGATTGATCCAGACACGCAAGCAAGCACCATTTTAGACAAAAATGGAAAGGAAGTCGCACTCATTGGAAAAATGCAGGACGTCATTACTTGTAATGGGGCAAAAAAGTTTCCTGCTATAGAAACGGATTTAGTGATGCAGTTGATAATTGAACAAATGAAAGTCATGGACGAAGGGCTTATTTCGGCTACAGTGCAAGAAACTGATTTAGCAGGACATGCGGAGAATGTAGAGCGTTACGCACAAAAAATCATGACTGTGGATCGCTATCTGGAAACCATCTTAGATAATATGACAGAAGAAGATTTATTAATCATCAGTGCTGATCATGGAAACGATCCAACGATTGGACACAGTCAGCATACAAGAGAGAAAACTTTCTTACTTGCATATGGAAAAAAATATCATTCGAGTCATCTAGGTGAAAGAGAGACATTGTCTGATATTGCTGCGACCGTAACAGACTTTTTCAACTTAGATCGACCGGAAAATGGGCATAGTTTCTATTCTTCCTTGGTCGAGTAG
- a CDS encoding aminotransferase class V-fold PLP-dependent enzyme translates to MGSPVLKTMSFNEAKEKQFQLVNTITKEFDGGAFFNQGDLGVVPGIGKPEQTHKVEKVLAQFFQAESCALVRGAGTGAIRETLTSLLNPGDKLFMHSSPIYKTTKETIDMMGLTPVFVNYNDTDELRKALQENRDCHIFYAQHSRQKPDDSYELDEVIQHVHELNPELPIVIDDNYTVLKVNKIGTELGASYSCFSGFKLLGPPGIGIVVGDQAAVQAIDKRNYSGGGQVQGYEAMDLLRSLVTAPVMIAVQNEQTDRLNHLLNDGVISDVYQAYVTNSQSKNVIVELQEPIAEQVIAESEKYGAAIYPVGAESRFEVLPMIYRVSGSFLDDHPELVKTGIRINPMRSGADMIIDILIKAIADVHANERRD, encoded by the coding sequence ATGGGGTCACCTGTGTTAAAAACAATGAGTTTCAACGAAGCTAAGGAGAAACAATTTCAATTAGTCAATACCATTACTAAGGAATTTGATGGGGGGGCTTTTTTTAACCAAGGGGATTTAGGCGTCGTTCCCGGTATAGGCAAGCCTGAACAAACTCATAAGGTTGAAAAGGTACTGGCACAATTCTTTCAGGCAGAATCCTGTGCGCTTGTCAGAGGGGCAGGAACGGGGGCTATTCGTGAAACATTGACTTCCCTTCTCAACCCTGGAGACAAGTTGTTCATGCATTCAAGTCCAATCTATAAAACCACAAAAGAAACCATAGACATGATGGGATTGACTCCCGTGTTCGTCAATTATAATGACACAGATGAGTTAAGGAAAGCTCTTCAAGAAAATAGAGATTGTCATATTTTTTATGCCCAACATTCGCGGCAAAAACCAGATGATTCCTATGAATTAGATGAAGTCATTCAACATGTTCATGAGCTGAACCCAGAGCTCCCTATTGTGATTGATGACAATTACACTGTATTGAAAGTTAACAAAATAGGGACAGAACTGGGGGCTTCCTATTCATGTTTTTCTGGATTTAAGTTATTAGGTCCTCCCGGTATTGGCATTGTCGTTGGCGATCAGGCAGCAGTTCAAGCCATTGATAAGCGGAATTATTCGGGCGGAGGCCAAGTCCAAGGATACGAGGCGATGGATCTGTTACGGTCCTTAGTCACAGCTCCAGTGATGATTGCTGTCCAAAATGAACAGACCGATCGCTTAAATCACTTGCTTAATGACGGGGTTATTTCAGATGTATATCAGGCCTATGTAACCAACTCACAATCCAAAAATGTGATTGTTGAGCTTCAAGAGCCGATAGCGGAACAAGTCATCGCTGAAAGTGAGAAGTACGGTGCCGCCATTTACCCAGTGGGTGCTGAATCACGATTTGAAGTATTACCTATGATTTACCGTGTTTCCGGTAGCTTTTTAGATGATCATCCGGAATTGGTCAAAACCGGTATCAGAATTAATCCTATGCGCTCGGGAGCAGATATGATCATTGATATTTTAATTAAAGCCATTGCGGATGTTCATGCGAATGAGAGGCGGGATTAA
- a CDS encoding phosphotriesterase family protein — protein MTENIQTVTGTIEPSRLGQTMIHEHVALDLSHIRQDNDPILSDDEMQNREIARLVAAGCGGIVEVTNRGMGRDVEALGSMSRKHRLPIIAATGFYKQDYYPRDVFEKNEDEIAALFISEICEGIEGTGIRAGIISEIGSSLNEMTKEETKVFRAAIRAQHETGAPLSTHCELGTMGTEQLKLFSKMGSDFSKISIGHQDLNGDREEYERLLQAGLYIQFDTIGKNSYRAEADRLEDLIFLIEKGYSKQLMLSTDITKKSYLKVAGGFGYEHLFTKFIPALKNRGVSEDIIKTMMIDNPQRFLSF, from the coding sequence ATGACTGAAAATATACAGACGGTAACGGGGACGATCGAACCAAGTCGCTTGGGTCAAACGATGATCCATGAACATGTCGCTTTAGATCTTTCACACATCAGACAGGATAATGATCCCATCCTGTCTGATGATGAGATGCAAAATAGGGAAATCGCCCGTCTGGTGGCTGCAGGATGTGGAGGAATTGTCGAAGTTACGAATCGAGGTATGGGTAGAGATGTTGAAGCACTAGGATCAATGTCCAGAAAGCATCGTTTACCTATCATTGCGGCAACGGGTTTTTATAAACAAGACTATTATCCAAGAGACGTTTTTGAAAAAAATGAGGATGAGATTGCGGCGTTATTTATCTCTGAGATCTGTGAAGGTATTGAAGGCACGGGGATTCGAGCCGGCATCATTTCCGAGATTGGCAGCAGCTTAAACGAAATGACTAAAGAAGAGACAAAGGTTTTTCGTGCTGCCATCCGTGCTCAACACGAGACAGGTGCTCCTTTAAGTACTCACTGCGAGTTGGGAACCATGGGCACTGAACAATTAAAATTATTCTCAAAAATGGGTAGCGATTTTTCAAAAATATCGATAGGGCATCAAGATCTTAATGGCGATCGAGAGGAATATGAACGTTTGCTCCAAGCGGGTCTTTATATTCAATTCGACACTATTGGAAAAAATAGTTATCGGGCGGAAGCAGATCGATTAGAGGACTTAATTTTTCTAATTGAAAAGGGATATAGCAAACAATTGATGTTATCGACGGATATTACTAAGAAATCATATTTAAAAGTAGCGGGTGGATTTGGTTATGAACATCTTTTTACTAAGTTTATTCCAGCCCTTAAAAATAGAGGCGTATCTGAAGATATCATTAAAACCATGATGATAGATAATCCCCAACGGTTTCTTTCATTTTAG
- a CDS encoding YhfT family protein produces MDFSITKLILVTLLTTGTALLSYYGRAVFNDGLRPIMPEYIEGRMKRAEMSSVAFGLSVGFIASVGISFTLSTGLLNPWLLFLPTDILGVFAGSAILAGVLGAAWGIAIVTGLTAVQTALTFFPVDFIGALGELSSPVLAGFALFPVLAIIYQFGWKKGVITGAVVLLIRAVIEQGLLPESIQLLPEAAQLFVGVIILIIFALAEDRKNQSGTSMDEGESLFEERTKRIYKGLPFFAIVGALVAIVSNLHYFAGSEVSVFTLHDAYTAGSGSEEQALIRQAALADFLRGIGFIPLIATTALTTGVYGVVGLTFVFPVGYLMPNPILAGIAGAIVLTLEVLALSKLGKVLEKFPSLREASDNIRTSISTVMEIALLIGSALAVLKMGNFTGFTIFALLYFINEATGRPVIRLAAYPLAAILTGILLNILYYLHLFTPVTG; encoded by the coding sequence ATGGATTTTTCAATAACAAAGTTAATATTAGTAACTTTGCTGACCACTGGAACCGCTTTATTGTCTTATTACGGCCGTGCTGTTTTTAATGATGGTTTGCGACCCATTATGCCGGAATACATTGAAGGTCGTATGAAACGTGCGGAAATGTCCTCAGTTGCCTTTGGCTTAAGTGTCGGTTTTATTGCTTCCGTTGGGATATCCTTTACTTTATCTACTGGCCTATTGAACCCGTGGTTGTTATTTCTTCCGACCGATATCCTAGGTGTATTTGCTGGATCGGCCATACTCGCTGGTGTATTAGGAGCAGCGTGGGGCATAGCGATCGTAACAGGATTAACAGCTGTACAAACGGCTTTAACTTTTTTCCCGGTCGATTTTATAGGCGCCCTTGGCGAATTGAGCTCACCTGTATTAGCAGGATTCGCACTATTTCCAGTTTTAGCAATCATATACCAATTCGGATGGAAAAAGGGTGTTATAACCGGGGCTGTGGTGCTTTTAATTCGTGCTGTGATCGAACAAGGATTATTGCCTGAAAGCATTCAACTCTTACCAGAAGCAGCGCAGCTGTTTGTCGGAGTGATCATCCTTATTATATTTGCCCTAGCTGAAGATCGAAAAAATCAAAGTGGGACGTCGATGGACGAAGGAGAGTCGCTTTTTGAAGAGCGTACTAAGCGCATTTATAAGGGTTTACCATTCTTTGCGATTGTTGGTGCATTAGTAGCCATTGTTTCAAATTTGCATTACTTTGCGGGTTCTGAGGTTTCCGTATTTACGTTACACGATGCCTATACAGCTGGGAGTGGCAGTGAGGAACAGGCCTTGATCAGACAGGCTGCCTTGGCGGACTTTTTAAGAGGGATTGGCTTCATTCCATTAATTGCAACAACAGCTCTGACAACAGGTGTATATGGTGTTGTCGGTTTAACTTTCGTATTTCCAGTTGGATATTTAATGCCAAATCCTATATTGGCAGGTATAGCCGGAGCGATTGTATTGACGCTGGAAGTCCTAGCTCTTTCTAAATTAGGTAAAGTTCTAGAAAAATTCCCTTCATTAAGGGAAGCATCGGATAATATTCGGACATCGATCAGTACAGTCATGGAGATTGCGTTGTTAATCGGATCAGCTTTAGCTGTGCTCAAAATGGGTAACTTTACTGGGTTTACAATCTTTGCATTATTGTACTTTATTAACGAAGCGACAGGTCGTCCTGTCATTCGCCTAGCCGCTTATCCGCTAGCAGCTATTTTAACAGGTATCTTATTAAACATTCTTTATTATCTCCATTTATTTACTCCCGTGACTGGGTAA
- a CDS encoding DUF2620 domain-containing protein: MIKIVIGGLQKDQTKRAIEQAGGDQVEAIVSTDFEGAKQVKSNQVDYYLGACNSGGGAALSVPIGILGYSNCATVAKAGGRPKQEKIEKLVQEGKVAFGMSVESIDTAVPMIIEEILKNKR; this comes from the coding sequence ATGATTAAAATTGTTATTGGTGGTTTGCAGAAGGATCAAACGAAAAGAGCGATAGAACAAGCTGGAGGCGATCAAGTAGAAGCCATTGTTTCTACTGACTTTGAGGGTGCCAAACAAGTGAAATCAAACCAGGTTGACTACTATCTAGGGGCATGTAACAGCGGTGGAGGTGCAGCGCTTTCTGTTCCGATAGGTATTCTTGGTTATAGTAACTGTGCAACAGTAGCTAAAGCAGGTGGGAGGCCTAAACAAGAAAAGATTGAGAAACTGGTCCAGGAAGGGAAAGTTGCGTTCGGAATGTCCGTGGAGTCAATTGACACAGCAGTTCCAATGATCATTGAAGAAATATTAAAAAATAAAAGGTAG
- a CDS encoding PRD domain-containing protein, which yields MLSEEMEERLDLLLSSEQITSETYKIVKEQLKTLIEMDQLDVNHETAGSFTNHLAIAVERINQGHPLDGVSEQTEELIEANPQIYRFSQNMLKSCLWNYNAYPTRAEEGYITLYLAMFNQQ from the coding sequence ATGCTGTCAGAGGAGATGGAGGAACGGTTAGATTTACTTTTAAGTAGTGAGCAAATCACAAGTGAAACTTATAAAATCGTCAAGGAACAATTAAAAACGTTAATAGAAATGGATCAACTTGATGTTAATCATGAAACGGCCGGGTCATTTACGAATCATTTAGCCATTGCAGTCGAGAGGATTAACCAAGGTCATCCTCTCGATGGTGTAAGTGAACAGACGGAGGAATTAATCGAAGCCAATCCTCAAATATATCGATTTTCACAAAATATGCTTAAAAGTTGTCTATGGAATTATAATGCATATCCAACGAGGGCTGAGGAAGGGTATATTACCCTCTATTTAGCAATGTTTAATCAACAGTAA
- the yhfZ gene encoding GntR family transcriptional regulator YhfZ: MTRTWESLYSKNGLAAKYIAREILKIENQERIPRVTDFCDRLSLGRGTVQGALKLLEGLDAIELASRGHLGTFLLNKDVSVLSDIADIGPLIGAMPLPYSKKYEGLATGIVDAFGSTNKRVSLAYMRGASTRLEALKTRRYDFAIVSRMAAEDGIKNHKGLEIIKSFGLGTYVSGHKVFFADPSNTQIKSGMRIGIDRSSPDQSMCTLYECEGIDVALVDLNYMQLFQMLKEKQIDAAVWNKDEVQSVEMLSSADFQSGKARELTKLTSEATIVIDSTRSEVIEQMALLDAGIVRGVQRKVENGERFPQY, from the coding sequence ATGACGCGTACGTGGGAAAGTTTGTATTCCAAAAATGGTTTGGCAGCAAAATATATTGCGAGAGAAATACTTAAAATTGAAAATCAAGAGAGAATTCCAAGAGTCACTGACTTTTGTGATCGGTTGTCATTGGGACGAGGGACTGTCCAGGGAGCACTGAAATTATTGGAAGGTTTGGATGCCATTGAGTTAGCATCAAGAGGTCATCTAGGTACCTTTTTATTAAATAAGGACGTAAGCGTTCTCTCGGATATTGCTGATATCGGTCCACTAATAGGGGCAATGCCGCTTCCGTATTCTAAGAAATATGAGGGGTTAGCTACAGGAATTGTTGATGCTTTTGGAAGCACAAACAAACGCGTTAGCTTAGCCTATATGAGAGGGGCGAGCACAAGATTAGAAGCGCTTAAGACTCGTAGGTATGATTTCGCCATTGTATCCAGGATGGCGGCTGAGGATGGTATTAAAAATCATAAAGGACTTGAAATAATAAAATCATTTGGCCTTGGCACTTATGTATCGGGACACAAAGTTTTTTTCGCGGATCCTTCCAATACCCAGATTAAATCTGGGATGAGAATAGGCATAGACCGATCTTCACCAGACCAATCAATGTGTACCCTTTATGAATGTGAAGGAATAGATGTTGCCTTAGTTGATCTTAATTACATGCAGCTGTTTCAGATGTTAAAAGAAAAACAAATTGACGCAGCCGTTTGGAATAAGGATGAAGTTCAGTCCGTTGAAATGTTGAGTTCTGCTGACTTTCAATCCGGGAAAGCGAGAGAATTGACTAAACTGACATCAGAGGCAACTATTGTTATTGATTCTACGCGTTCAGAAGTCATTGAGCAAATGGCGCTATTAGATGCGGGCATTGTTAGGGGAGTACAAAGGAAAGTAGAAAATGGAGAAAGATTTCCACAATACTAA